One Anopheles marshallii chromosome 3, idAnoMarsDA_429_01, whole genome shotgun sequence genomic region harbors:
- the LOC128715111 gene encoding uncharacterized protein LOC128715111, producing MYRSHGFVVFVGLMVVVLCADVGANFSISDVNTSKQSYFFGAKDASDILCFSKTLLKGSIMPQDVSYTNPTAAKNINFITLAADKYSTHGFTAEISSGKLGTVSVTIKINAKSILPYAIEVKFYCVK from the exons ATGTACCGATCGCACGGATTCGTAGTTTTCGTTGGGTTGATGGTCGTCGTCCTTTGCGCGGATGTTGGGGCAAATTTTAGCATCAGTGATGTGAACACGTCAAAGCAGAGCTACTTTTTCGGTGCCAAGGATGCATCCGATATACTATGCTTCTCGAAAACGCTACTGAAGGGTTCCATCATGCCACAGGACGTTTCGTATACCAATCCAACCGCG GctaaaaacatcaattttatcACTCTGGCGGCCGATAAGTATTCGACTCATGGATTTACTGCCGAAATTTCTAGCGGAAAGCTTGGAACGGTTTCCGTCACaattaaaatcaatgcaaAATCTATTCTACCTTACGCGATCGAAGTTAAATTCTACTGTGTGAAGTGA
- the LOC128715260 gene encoding uncharacterized protein LOC128715260, translating to MLQFRTFRPSLARTRKPIKMHPTYRLRALCFAVILCCFWTQPATASLQTNTNPAVKEFGVADAALVLCFDKTVYAYSRSPNSLAFVTDKNINYVKVETLKPGYYGGVNAEITGGAIKKPNIVITLTEGGRKSLFKSNVRVQMFCVA from the exons ATGCTTCAGTTCCGTACATTCCGTCCTTCGCTGGCTCGAACAAGGAAGCCGATAAAAATGCATCCCACGTACCGGTTGAGAGCTCTCTGCTTTGCGGTGATCTTGTGCTGCTTCTGGACGCAACCCGCGACAGCCTCACTGCAAACCAATACCAATCCGGCGGTAAAGGAGTTTGGTGTGGCCGATGCTGCACTGGTACTCTGCTTCGATAAGACGGTCTATGCGTACAGCCGTAGCCCAAACTCACTGGCATTTGTTACG GACAAAAACATTAACTACGTCAAGGTGGAAACACTTAAGCCGGGCTATTATGGCGGTGTGAATGCTGAAATTACGGGAGGTGCCATCAAAAAACCCAACATCGTCATCACGCTCACTGAGGGAGGTCGAAAATCGCTCTTTAAGAGTAATGTAAGggtgcaaatgttttgtgtaGCTTAA